TGGAGTACCTCCGCCCCAGCCGCTATGCCGACTCCGACCGGCTCGCCAACGTCGCCTACTCCCACCTGGGCCACCTCATGGGCTGGGACCTCGTCGAGGGTGCGCGGACCTGGGTGCTCGACAACGTCGTCTACGCCCCGGGGAGCACCGACCCGGTGGACGGCGCACTGGAGACCTACCTCAGCCGCGAGGGCGTCTGCCGCGACAGCTCCCACCTGATCGTGGCCTTCCTGCGTGCGCGCGGGATCCCGGCACGCCTGGTGTCGGCGTACGCGCCGGGGCTGCAGCCGATGGACTTCCACGCGGTAGCCGAGGTGCTCGTGGACGGCGCCTGGTTCGTCGTCGACGGCACGGGCCTCGCTCCCCGACCGGCCCTGGTCAGGATCGCCACCGGCCGCGACGCGGCGGACACGGCGTTCCTCACGATCGTCAGCGGTCGCGCCGACCTGCTCGAGGTCTCCGTGTCCGCCACGTCACGCGACGGGCTGCCCGCCGACGACGGCCGCCAGCGGGTCCGCATCGGCTGACCCCGAGCAGCGGACGCCGCAGGCCGATGCGGCTAGACCCGGGTGACGTCGACTGCGACGTTGAGGGTCGAGGCTCCCGCCGCCTCGGCGAAGACCACGCCCTTGAGCGGCGAGACGTCGCGGAAGTCGCGGCCCCAGGCGGTGACCACGTACCGCGAGTCGGCGAGGTGGTCGTTGGTCGGGTCCAGGTCGACCCAGCCACCGCCCGGCACCATCACCGACGCCCACGCGTGGGAGGCGTCGGCACCGGCCAGCTTGACCTGTCCCGGCGGAGGCTGCGTCTCGAGGTAGCCCGAGACGTAGCGCGTCGGCAGGCCCAGCGACCGGAGGCAGCCGATGGCGAGGTGGGCGAAGTCCTGGCAGACGCCCTGCCGGAGCTCGAGCAGCTCGGGCAGCGTCGTGCGCACGGTGGTGACGCCGGACTTGTAGGCGAAGTCGCGGTGGATGCCGCGTGTCAGCGCGAGGATCGCCTCGCCCAGCGGCGTGTCCGGACCGATCACCGACCGGCAGTAGTCGAGGACCGCCGGGGCGGGCTGCACCAGCGGCGACGGGAGCAGGTGCCCGACGCGCTCCACCGAGTCGGCCGTCTCCAGCAGCGCGGCCGCGGCCGAGGCGACGGTCCAGCGGTCGAGGGCAGCCAGGTCGGGCTGCGGCCAGTGCACCTCGAACCGGCTCCGCTTCTCCACCACGAGCTCGTTGTGGGCGGTCTGGATCTCGACGTAGAAGGAGTGGTTGCCGAAGTGGTCGACGTGCTCGGTCATCACCTGCGGGTCGGGCGAGACCAGCACCTCGTTGGAGAGGACGCGCTGCGACGGGGTCTCCCGTGGCGCCAGGAAGCCACGCTCGAAGCACGCCTCCACGGGACCCTCGTAGGTGTACGTCGTGCGGTGCCGCACGTCGTACTGGCGCGGGGTCCAGTCCTCGGGCCCCTGGCTCACGACGTCACCGCCCAGCTGATCGGCAGCGTGCGCTGCGAGGTCTTCCGCGCGAAGCGGCGGCGGGTCAGGTCGTCGGACACCGCGTGCAGCGTGGCCCGCACCTCGGCCAGGATCTCCCCCAGGCCCGAGCGGTCACCGGCGCAGGCGTCGACCAGGTCGACGCGTGCGATGTGGTCGGCCAGTGCCTCGGCCTTCGCGGCGAGCACGTCGTCGCCGACCAGGCGCAGGTCCTCCACGAGCCGGTCGACGCTGAACGCGACCGAGCGCGGGTTGCCCCTGTCGAGCAGCAGCAGCGACACCGCCGAGTGGATCGGCCAGACCGGGCCCTCACCGGCCACCGTGCGGCGACGGTGCGTGAGGATCGACTCGCCGACCTCGAGCACGGCCTCGGTCAGCTGGCCGTCGATGATCGGCGGCCGCTCGTGCGCCAGCGTCGACGCGAGCAGCGCCACCGTGAACTGGGCGCGCTCGAGGCGGATGCCACCGTCGAGGAAGCCCCACGTCTCGTCGCGGACCATCGACTCGGCGATGACGCCGGAGACGGCCAGCAGCGACTCCAGCACGTCGTACAGGCGCGGCTGGAGCTGGTGCTCGTCGGAGGGCACGTGCGCCAGGGTCCGGTCCAGGCGGGACAGGACGTGCCAGATGTCCTGGGAGAGCTGGTCACGGACCCGCTGGGCCGCGTCGCCGAGCCGGTCCGCGGCGTAGCGCAGGCTCCCCGACTGCTGCGGGTCGACCACCATCGCGCGGACGTGCTGACGCGGCTGGGCGGGATCGCCCGGCACGCGCGTGATCGCCGTGGCCGCGGCGAGGAGGGCGCGCATCGCCTGCTCGCCGGGGGTGCCGGGTCGCGCCGCGTGATCCTCGACGAGGTCGTCGCACACACGCAGGATGCGGCCCGCCGCCTCGGCCCGCTCGGCGTACCGACCCAGCCAGAAGAGGTTGTCGGCGACGCGCGGCGCGACGACGGCGCGGGGCCGGACCGCCACGAGCTCCGGACGTACGCCGGGGTCGCCCCAGCCCGCCTCCGCCGTCTCCGGCGCGAGGACCCAGACGTCCTTCGCGACCGCGCCGGCGGAGCTGGAGACCTGCAGCCGCGAGGGCCCGGTCGCGGCCCGGGCCAGGCCTCCCGGCATGACGTGGCGCTCGCCGTCGCGCTGCGCCCAGAAGGTCCGCAGGACCAGGCGCCCGGGCACCAGCCCGGTCGGGGTCGCGACGGGCGTCGTCGACAGCGGCAGCGGCTCCTGGCCGACCCACGCCCACGGCTCGGCCTCGATCCGGCGGCGCAGCAGGTCGCGGTCCTCGGCCGACAGTGCCCCGCCGAGCTGGGCCTCCACCTCGCGACCGGGCGCCAGGGGACGCAGCACCAGCCGGTCGAAGTTCGCCACGACGTGGGCCAGCCCGTCACGGTCGCCACACCACCAGGCCGGCTTGGCCCCGAGCTCGAGGTCCTCGCCGAGGAGGGCCTGCGCCACGGCCGGCAGGAACGGTGTGAGACCGGGGTTCTCGAGCACCTGGGCACCGAGCGGGTTCGCGACCGTCACCGTCCCCTGGCGGGTCGCCTCGACCAGGCCCGGCAGGCCCAGCTGGGAGTCCGCGCGCAGGTCGAGGGAGTCGCAGTACTCCGGGTCCACGCGGCGCAGCACGACGTCGACCGGCTCGAGCCGGCCCGCGGCACGCAGCCAGACCCGTCCGTCGCGCAGCGTCAGGTCGTCGGACTCGGCGAGGGGGAAGCCGAGGAGGCTGGCCAGGAAGCTCTGGTCGTACGCCGTCTCCGACATCGGGCCGGGCGAGAGCAGGACGACACGGGGCACCTCGCTCGTCGGCGGAGCGGCCTCCCGCACCGCCGCGGACATGGTGTGGAAGAAGCCACGCAGGCGAGCCAGCTCGGTGCTGCGGTGCAGGCCGGCGAGCACCCGGGTCGTGACGCGGCGGTTGGCCATCGCATAGCCGGCGCCGGACGGCGCCGACGTGCGGTCGGCGAGGACGCGCCAGCTGCCGTCGCTGTCGCGGCCCAGGTCGTGCGCGCCGAGGACGAGGCCGCCGCGGCTGCGGATGCCGTCGACCTGGCGGAGGAACCCGGGGTGGCCCAGGACGACCTCGGCCGGGATCACCCCGCGACGCAGCAGGAGGCGGTCGCCGTAGAGGTCGTCGAGGAGGGCGTCGAGCAGCGCGGCGCGCTGCTGGACGCCGCGCTCGATCCCGGCCCACTCCTCGGCCGTCAGCACCACCGGAAGCGGGTCGAGCCGCCAGTGGCGGTCGTGGATCCCGTCCGACCCGCCGACGCCGTAGCGGATGCCGTCGTCGTGGACCAGCCGGCGGGTCTCCGCCCGGGCCGCCATCAGTCCGCCCTGGCCCATCGCCTCGAGCGCGTCCGCGAGCAGTCGCTGTGTCGGCCGGACGTCGTCGCCGGAGACCAGCTCGTCCTCGCCGCGCAGCGGGTCCGGCTCACGGCCGTCCAGCCGCGCGCGGTAGGCCGCGAGCACGCCGGACGCCGCAGCAGGCGCGGCGGCGACGGCCGGGTCGGGCGAGGAGGTCACGCGCTAGACCTTAGGCCGTGCCGGACGCAGCGGACGTCGTCCATCCATCGCCTACGGCCGGTTGCCCGGCGAGAAGCGCCGGAGGTCCAGGGTCGTCGGGTACTCGACGCCGGCTGCCGCGTCGATGGGGGCGACGGCGTCGACATCGACCGGACCGGGCGTGTGACCGCCGGCGCGGAACCGGGTCGCCCGGCGTGCCTCGGCGCTCATCGCGTTGACCGGCCGGTCGTCGTACGAGCGGCCGCCGGGGTGCACCACGTGGTAGGTGAACCCGCCGAGGCTGCGCGCGTTCCAGCGGTCCACGAGGTCGACCACGATCGGCGAGTGGACCCCGATGGTCGGGTGCAGGGCCGAGTACGGCGCCCACGCTCGGTAGCGGACGCCTGCCACGAAGTCGCCGGGCACGCCGGTGGCGGTCAGCGGCACGGGTACGCCGTTGCAGGTGACCACGTGACGCCCCTCGACCAGGCCCGTCGCGCGGATCTGCAGCCGCTCGACGCTCGAGTCGACGTAGCGGGCCGTGCCACCGAACGCCATCTCCTCGCCGAGCACGTGCCACGGCTCGATCGCCTGCCGGGCCTCGAGGTGGACTCCTGCGACGTCGACCTCTCCCAGCCGCGGGAAGCGGAACTCGAGGAAGGCGTCGAACCAGGCCGGGTCGAAGAGCGGGGCGTCCGGGTCCTGCGCCCGGAGCCAGGCGTTGAGCTCGGCCACCACGTCGTACAGGTCGGCGGTGGCGAAGGCCGGCGTCAGGAAGCGGTCGTGCAGCCGGGTGCCCCAGCGCACGAGGGCGCCGGTGTAGGGCTTGTTCCAGAAGCGGGCCACCAGGGCCCGCACGAGCAGGGCCTGCACGAGCGCCATGCGCGGGTGCGGGGGCATCTCGAAGCCCCGCAGCTCGAGCAGGCCGAGCCGGCCGCGGTCGCCGTCGGGGCTGTAGAGCTTGTCGATGCAGAACTCGGCGCGGTGCGTGTTGCCGGTGAGGTCGGTGAGCAGGTGCCGCAGCAGTCGGTCGACGATCCACGGCGCGGGCACGCCGGCCGCTCCGTTCGATGCGGCCTCGCGGGTCGCGCGCTCCAGCTCCGCGAAGGCGATCTCGAGCTCGTAGAGGGTCTCGTTGCGGCCCTCGTCGACCCGCGGAGACTGGCTGGTCGGGCCGAGGAAGCGGCCCGCGAAGACGTAGGACAGCGCCGGGTGGTGCTGCCAGAAGGTGAGCAGGCTGCGCAGCAGGTCGGGACGGCGCAGCAACGGGCTGTCGGCGGCCGTCGGGCCGCCGAGGGTGAAGTGGTTGCCGCCACCGGTGCCGGTGTGGGTGCCGTCGACGTCGAACTTCTCGGTGCCCAGCCGGACCGCCTTCGCGTCCTCGGCCAGGGTCTCGGTCACCTCCCGCAGCTCGTCCCAGCTGGCCGTCGGCTGGATGTTGACCTCGATGACACCGGGGTCGGGGGTGACGCTGAGGCTCAGCGTGCGCGGGTCCCCGGGCAGCGGATAGCCCTCGATCACGACCGGCATCCCGACCGCCGCCGCACTCGCCTCGATCGCGGCGACCAGCGCGAGAGCGCGGTCCAGGTCCGTGAGTGGAGGGAGGAAGACGAACAGGTGACCCTCGCGCGCCTCGACGACCACCGCGTGCCGCGGCGCCGACTCGACGGGGAGGACCTCGGCCGGCTCGTCCGCGACCAGCTCGGCGTACGCGGTCAGGGCGGGCCGCGGCGCGAACGGCGAGGCGTCCGGCAGGTCCGGCGGTGGGTTCCAGGCGATGCTGTCGAGCGGAAGGCGCAGCCCGGCCGGCGAGTCGCCGGCGGTGAGGTAGAGCCGACGGCGACGCAGGCGCCACCGGGTGGTGCCCCAGCCCTCGCCGGAGGGGTTCTCGAAGACCGGCACCACCCAGGCGCGCTCGCTGGCCAGGGAGGCCTCGTCGACCTCCTCGACCATCCGGGCCGACCCCTCGGGCTCCCCCCAGGGCTGGCGCGCGGCGTCCCAGCGCGCGGCGTACGGGTCGTCATAGGCAGGGAGGACGTGGTCCGCCGGCACTCCCAGGCGCGCTCCGAGCCCGGCCGCGAGCTCCCGGACCTGGTCGCCGGTCGGCTCGGTCGGCGGGCCCCACGGGTGGTCCAGCAGGGTCGCATCCGACCAGACCGGCTCGCCGTCCGTGCGCCACGTGACCTGTGCCTGCCAGCGCGGCAGCGGCTCCCCGGGGTACCACTTGCCCTGGCCGTGGTGGACCAGGCCGGACGGCGCCCAGCGCTCCTTGAGCCGTGCGGTCAGCTCCCGCGCCAGCGCGCGCTTGCCGGGTCCGTCGGCTGCGGTCGCCCACTGCTCGCTGGCCTGGTCGTCGATGCTGACGAAGGTCGGCTCGCCACCCATCGTCAGCCGGACGTCGCCCGCCTCGAGCAGGCCGTCGACGTACCCGCCGAGGGCGTTGACGGCCGCCCACTGGGCCTCGCTGTAGGGCAGCGTGATGCGCGGGTCCTCGTGGATCCGGGTGACGGTGTTGGAGAAGTCGAAGGTGACGCCGACCGGGTCGGTGGCACCCGCGATCGGCGCCGACCCACTGGGATGCGGGGTCGCGGAGAGCGGGATGTGACCCTCACCCGCGAAGAGCCCCGACGTCGGGTCGAGGCCGATCCAGCCCGCCCCCGGGACGTAGACCTCGGTCCAGGCGTGCAGGTCGGTGAAGTCCGCCGCGGGGCCGCCGTCCGCGACGTCGTCGGGGGTCAGCTGCACGAGGTAGCCCGACACGAAGCGAGCCGCCAGCCCGAGCTCGCGGAGCACGCTGACCAGCAGCCAGGCGGAGTCGCGGCACGATCCGATCGCCCGCTCGAGGGTCTGGTCCGGCGTCTGCACGCCGGGCTCCATCCGCACCGCGTAGGCGACGCTGCCGTTGACCGCCTGGTTGGCGCGCACGAGGAAGTCGACGATGCCGGTCGTGCCGGCGAGCGAGGCCAGGTCGTGCTCGGCGAGCCATGCCGTCACCAGCGGCCCCGGGCCCGTGCCCGGCTTCTCGTCGACGGGCCTGAGGTAGGGCTCGAGGTCGGCGAGCAGGTCGGCGGGGTAGGCGAAGCCGTAGTGCTCGGCGTACTCCTCGACGAAGAAGTCGAACGGGTTGATGACGGTGAGGTCGGCGACCAGGTCGACGGTGATCTCGAGCTCCGTGACCGGCTCGGGGAAGACCAGCCGCGCCATGAAGTTGCCGAACGCGTCCTGCTGCCAGTTGAGGAAGTGGCCCCGCGGGCTGACCGTCAGCGAGTAGGACTCGATCGGCGTCCGGGCGTGCGGCGCCGGCCGGAGACGGACCGTGTGCGGGTGCACGGTCACCGGTTCGGCGAACGTGTACGAGGTGCGGTGCTCCAGTGCTACACGGATGGTCACGGCCGCCACCGTAGGGGCGCCACATTGCGCGCGCGTTTCCGCCGGGGCCGCCCGCGTGAACTCGTGGCCACACCGCGGGCTCGCTCCGCACGACCACAGGCCCCGCCCCGTTGTCGGGGCAGGGCCTGGGAGCGACGCGGTCGAGGTGCTCGCGGTCAGGCCGCGGCGGCGTCGAGCTCGGCCTGGATCGCCTTGCGTGCCTTCCGGCCACCGGTCGACATCCTGTAGAGCTGCGCCATCCGCTTCGGAGCCGTGCGCGGCGTCGTCGTCGCGAGCCAGCCATTGGGCAGGGAGAGGCGGAAGACCTTGTGCCAGGCCGAGCCGAGCTGGCGCGGGAACGAGCCGGTGGCGTACGGCAGGCCGTACTTCTCGAAGACCGCGCGGACCTTCGGCGCGACCTCGGCGAGGCGGTTGGAGTTGAGGTCGGGGAAGAGGTGGTGCTCGATCTGGTGCGACAGGTTGCCGCTCATGATGTGCATCAGCTTCGACCCGGAGATGTTCGCGGACCCGAGGCCCTGGCGGAGGTACCACTCGGCCTTGGTCTCGCCCTCGATCGAGGTCTTCTCGAAGACCGCGACGCCCTCGGGGAAGTGACCGCACATGATGACGGAGTGGCTCCAGATGTTGCGGCCGACGTTGGCGATGAAGTTCGCCGCCAGGGTCGGGAGGAAGCCACCGAACGGCGCAGCGACGAGCGGGTGCACGACGTAGTCCTTGGTCGCCTGCTTCCGGATCTTCTTCAGCGCGGCCGTCACCCCCTTGGTGAAGTGCTCGGGGCGGTCCTCCTTCTTCATCGGGAGGTACTTGCCGAGCTGCAGGTCGTAGGCGGCGATGCCGTACTCGAAGAAGCAGGCGTTGAGGGCGTTCCAGAGCGGCTGGGCGAGGAAGAAGGGGTGCCAGCGCTGGTCCTCGTCGACGCGCATGATCGAGTAGCCGAGGTCGTTGTCCTTGCCGAGCACGTTCGTGTAGGTGTGGTGCAGCTCGTTGTGGCTGTGCTTCCAGGCCTCGGCCGGGGTGGCGTTGTCCCAGTCCCAGGTGGTCGAGTGGATCTTCGGGTCACGCATCCAGTCCCACTGGCCGTGGAGGACGTTGTGGCCGATCTCCATGTTCTCCAGGATCTTGGCGACCGTCAGGCCCGCCGTGCCGGCGACGAAGGCCGGCGGGAAGACGCTGGCCAGCAGCGTCACGCGCGAGCCGACCTCGAGCCAGCGCTGGAAGGCGATCATCCGGCGGATGTACGCCGCGTCGGACGCGCCGCGCTTGGCGAGCACCTCCTGGCGGATCGCCTCGATCTCGGCGCCGAAGGCCTCGATGTCCTCCGGCGTGAGGTGGGCCGTCGGGTTGTCGTCGAGCTTCTGGATGGCAGTCATGGTGTCTCCCTGTCCGAGGTTCAGTGGTCGAGGTGGCACGGGCCGGCAGCGGCCGTGATGCAGGTCTGGATGTTGGCGGGGCCGGACATCGCGTCGGCCGTGGTGACCTCGCCGGTGCGGAGGTCGCGGACCGCGCCCTCCTTCAGCGGGAGGACACAGCCCATGCAGATGCCCATCCGGCAGCCACTGGGCATGAGGACGCCGGCCGACTCGGCGGCGTCGAGGACGGTGGTCGCGCCGTCGGCCTCGATCTCCTGGCCGCCGACGTGGACGGTGCCGCCCTCGCCGGCGACGATCGTGCTCGCCCGGAACTGCTCCGTCTGCAGCGGCAGGCCCAACGCCAGGTGGTGCGCCTCGAGCGCGGCGAGCAGGCCACCCGGCCCGCAGGCGTACGTCGTCCGGCTGGCGAGGTCGGGCACGAGCAGGCCGAGCGCGTCGACGTCGAGGACGCCGTGCTCATCGTCGTAGCGGGCAACGAGCGTGATCGCGCCGGCGGCGTCGAGAGCCTGGAGGTCGCTGAGGAAGATCGAGTCGGGCCTGCTCGGCGCGACGTGGACGACGGTGATGTCGAGGTCCGCGCTGCGGGCCGGCTTCAACACGCCCGAGTCCGTCGACGGGAAGAGGTTGCGCAGCATCCCGACGACGGGCGTGACACCCGAGCCTGCGGTGACGAAGAGCAGCTTGCGGTGCGACTCCGGGGTCACGCCCTGCTCGTCGGCCGGCAGGACGAACTCGCCGGCGGCCTGCTCGAGGTGGACCAGCGTGCCGACCTTCGTGCGGTGCACGAGGAAGTTGCTGACCTTGCCCTCGGGCACGGCCTTGACCGTGACCGAGATGAGCCCGTCGCGACGCGGGCCGTGGGTCAGCGAGTAGGCGCGCCAGTTGCGCACGCCGTCGACGTCGACGCCGATGCGGACGTACTGGCCCGGCACGTGGCCGGCCCAGTCGGCGCCGGGCTTGATCACGATGGTCGCGGCGTCGCGGGTCTCGGGCTCGACGGCCACGATGCGGCCGCGCAGCGGAGCGCCGGCGCGGAGCGGCGCGACCAGGTCGAGGTAGTCGGCGGGCAGGAGCGGCGTGGTGGCCGCTTCGACGACCCGCGTGAGGAGCGAACTCATGTGTTCCAGTCTCGGCGCCGTCGCGCGTAAACTCCTGACTGCTGCCGGTGAATCCAGCGGCATCTTTTGTTCGCTCCGCACAAAAGGATGCAGGACGTGACCGATCGCCTCATGACTCAGCCGCTCGGCTTCTCCGAGGAGCAGCTGGCCGCACTGCGGGCCCGCCTCCCGCGCCTCGGCGAGAAGGTCGTGGCAGCGATCATGGCCGAGGTCCCGGCGTACTCCGCGGCGTTCCAGGGGCGGATGGGCAAGACCATCCAGACCGCCGTCACGGTCGCGCTGGCCGGCTTCTTCGACATGACGACCTCGCCGGGCGCCGACGCGACGAACGCAGCGGCGCAGGTGCGCGCTGCGGCGTACGAGCTGGGCCGGGGCGAGGCCCGCTCGGGGCGGAGCCTGGACGCCCTCACCGCGGCGTACCGGATCGGCACGGCCACCGCCTGGCGCGACATGAGCCGGGTCGCCGTCGAGCACGGCCTGAGCGCGGAGGGGCTGGCCGGCTTCGCCGAGGTGGTCTTCGACTTCCTCGACCAGCTCTCCGCCGAGAGCCTCGCCGGCCACGCCGAGGAGCTGGCCCGCAGCGGTCGGCTGCGCGAGCGGCAGCTGGCCCAGCTCGCGACCGCCCTCATCGGCGGACGTGAGGAGGAGCGCCTCGCGCAGCTGGCCGAGCAGGCCGACTGGGCTGCTCCCCAACGACTGACCGCCGTGATCCTCCCGCTCGCCGCCGCCCGCTCGGTGCGTCCGATCCTCGACCCCCGCACCCTCGGCCTCGCCGGCGACGTGGAGGCGCTCGAGCCGTACGGCGGGCTCCCCGACCACGCGGTGCTCCTCGTGCCGGGCGCGCGGGCGGTCCTGCTGCGAACCCTGGGCAGCACCACCGCCGTGGTCGGTCCGACGCTGCCCTGGAAGCAGGCGCAGGCGTCCTTCCAGCGCGCCGCCCGCGCCCTGACCCTCGGGCTGGACGACGGCCTCGTCGACACCGACCTGCACCTCGCCTCGCTCGTCGTCCTCGCCGATGCGGCCGCCCACGACGACCTGCGCGCCCGGGTCCTTGCGCCCCTGGCGCCCCTGCGCGACGGGCAGCGCGAGAAGCTCACCGATACGCTCCGCGCCTGGCTGCTCCACCAGGGCCGCCGCGACGACATCGCCGAGGCCCTCTTCGTGCACCCGCAGACGATCCGCTATCGCATGGGCCAGCTCCGCGAGGCGTACGGCGAGCGGCTGGAGGATCCGTCGTTCGTCCGTGACGCGACGATCGCGCTCGGCTGAGGCCGCTCCGTCAGGCGTTGACGATGGCGACGACCAGGTTGATCGTGGTCGCGAGGATCAGGGCGCCGAAGACGTACGACAGCAGGCAGTGCCGGAGCACGACCGACCGGATCTCCGTGCGGGTCACGTCGGTGTCGGAGACCGCGTAGGTCATGCCGAGGTTGTAGCTGAAGTAGAGGAAGTCGCGGTACGACGGCTCGGCGTCCTGACCGTCGTCGTTGAAGTCGATGCCGCCGGCCGAGCCGGTGTAGTAGAGGTCGGCGTAGCGCGTCGCGTACATGAGGTGGACCGAACCCCACGCCAGGAAGACGCCGGCGAGGGCGAGCGCAGCCGTTGCACCGTCGGCACCGTGGCCCAGTGCCATCAGCACCACGATCGCGGCCAGCCCGCCGACTGCGGCGAAGACGATGATGGCCTCCTCGAGCGCCTTGTCGACCACCTCGCGGCCGACGAACTCGCGCGTCTCCCCGGCGTCCATCGGCCAGAGGACGACCCAGCCCACCACGACGAAGACACCTGAGCTGAGGGTGATCCCGACGAGGACGCCGAGCTCGGGACCGGCGAGGGCAGCCGTCGCGAGAGCGCCGAGCAGACCGAGGACCGAGGCACCGATCACCCGCGGGATCGCGGACATCGGCTGACGAGGGGCCATCAGGCGACGGTGTCGAGCGTGTGGCTCTGACCGTTGACCGTGAAGGTGTCGCCTGCGCGGAGGCCGGCGATCGCCTCACCGACCGGCGAGTCGCCACTGATCCCCTCGTAGGTGACCCCGTCGACCTCGAACGCGTCCGAGAGCACGCCGACGACGTACGACGAGCCGTCGAAGCAGACCACGGCCCCCGGGCCCACGACGTCCGTGGGCGCGACATCGAGCGCCTGCGCTGCGTCCAGTGCCGCCTGCTGCCGGCTCAGCGAGATCTCGAGGAGCGCACCGAGGTCACCCGCCTCGTCGGCCTGGGACAGGTCGTCGTCCTGGTAGGTGTCGCCCTCCGGGATCCGGCTGGCTGCATCGTCGTCGCGGACCTGGGCCCGGAGTGCGTCCAGCGCCTCGGTCGCACGGGCGACGAGTGCCGCCTTGATCCGCTGCTTCGCTGCCTGGTCCATGTGACTGCCCCTCGTTCGCGGTGACCCCCAGGAGCCATGATGCCGCGTCGGCGCGCCTGTCGCCCGGCATGACCTAGCGTCGGGTCCGTGAGCACCCAGTCCTCCGACGAGAGCCTGCTGACCATCGTGGTCGCCTTCGCCGCCAACTTCCTGATCGCGGTCGCGAAGACGGTCGCCTCGGTGCTCACCGGGTCGGCCTCGATGTCGGCGGAGGCCGCGCACTCCTGGGCGGACACGGGCAACGAGGTCTTCC
The sequence above is a segment of the Nocardioides jiangxiensis genome. Coding sequences within it:
- a CDS encoding ferredoxin reductase; amino-acid sequence: MSSLLTRVVEAATTPLLPADYLDLVAPLRAGAPLRGRIVAVEPETRDAATIVIKPGADWAGHVPGQYVRIGVDVDGVRNWRAYSLTHGPRRDGLISVTVKAVPEGKVSNFLVHRTKVGTLVHLEQAAGEFVLPADEQGVTPESHRKLLFVTAGSGVTPVVGMLRNLFPSTDSGVLKPARSADLDITVVHVAPSRPDSIFLSDLQALDAAGAITLVARYDDEHGVLDVDALGLLVPDLASRTTYACGPGGLLAALEAHHLALGLPLQTEQFRASTIVAGEGGTVHVGGQEIEADGATTVLDAAESAGVLMPSGCRMGICMGCVLPLKEGAVRDLRTGEVTTADAMSGPANIQTCITAAAGPCHLDH
- a CDS encoding helix-turn-helix domain-containing protein; this translates as MTDRLMTQPLGFSEEQLAALRARLPRLGEKVVAAIMAEVPAYSAAFQGRMGKTIQTAVTVALAGFFDMTTSPGADATNAAAQVRAAAYELGRGEARSGRSLDALTAAYRIGTATAWRDMSRVAVEHGLSAEGLAGFAEVVFDFLDQLSAESLAGHAEELARSGRLRERQLAQLATALIGGREEERLAQLAEQADWAAPQRLTAVILPLAAARSVRPILDPRTLGLAGDVEALEPYGGLPDHAVLLVPGARAVLLRTLGSTTAVVGPTLPWKQAQASFQRAARALTLGLDDGLVDTDLHLASLVVLADAAAHDDLRARVLAPLAPLRDGQREKLTDTLRAWLLHQGRRDDIAEALFVHPQTIRYRMGQLREAYGERLEDPSFVRDATIALG
- a CDS encoding DUF1345 domain-containing protein, translated to MAPRQPMSAIPRVIGASVLGLLGALATAALAGPELGVLVGITLSSGVFVVVGWVVLWPMDAGETREFVGREVVDKALEEAIIVFAAVGGLAAIVVLMALGHGADGATAALALAGVFLAWGSVHLMYATRYADLYYTGSAGGIDFNDDGQDAEPSYRDFLYFSYNLGMTYAVSDTDVTRTEIRSVVLRHCLLSYVFGALILATTINLVVAIVNA